A region from the Peromyscus maniculatus bairdii isolate BWxNUB_F1_BW_parent chromosome 5, HU_Pman_BW_mat_3.1, whole genome shotgun sequence genome encodes:
- the LOC102921583 gene encoding RNA binding motif protein, X-linked-like-1, which produces MVEADRPGKLFIGGLNTETNEKALEAVFGKYGRIVEILLMKDRETNKSRGFAFVTFESPADAKDAARDMNGKSLDGKAIKVEQATKPSFESGRRGPPPPPRSRGPPRGLRGGSGGTRGPPSRGGYMDDGGYSMNFNMSSSRGPLPVKRGPPPRSGGPPPKRSTPSGPVRSSSGMGGRAPVSRGRDSYGGPPRREPLPSRRDVYLSPRDDGYSTKDSYSSRDYPSSRDTRDYAPPPRDYTYRDYSHSSSRDDYPSRGYGDRDGYGRDRDYSDHPSGGSYRDSYESYGNSRSAPPTRGPPPSYGGSSRYDDYSSSRDGYGGSRDSYSSSRSDLYSSGRDRVGRQERGLPPSMERGYPPPRDSYSSSSRGAPRGGGRGGSRSDRGGGRSRY; this is translated from the coding sequence ATGGTTGAAGCAGATCGCCCAGGAAAGCTCTTCATTGGTGGGCTTAATACAGAAACAAATGAGAAAGCCCTTGAAGCGGTATTTGGCAAGTATGGACGAATAGTGGAAATACTTTTGATGAAAGACCGCGAAACCAACAAATCAAGAGGATTTGCTTTTGTCACCTTCGAAAGCCCAGCAGATGCTAAAGATGCAGCTAGAGATATGAATGGGAAGTCCTTGGATGGAAAAGCCATCAAGGTGGAGCAAGCTACCAAACCATCATTTGAAAGTGGCAGACGTGgaccacctccacctccaagaAGCAGGGGCCCTCCCAGAGGTCTtcgaggaggaagtggaggaactAGGGGACCCCCTTCGCGTGGAGGATACATGGATGACGGTGGCTATTCCATGAACTTTAACATGAGTTCTTCTAGGGGACCACTTCCAGTAAAAAGAGGACCACCACCACGAAGCGGGGGTCCCCCTCCTAAAAGATCAACGCCTTCAGGACCAGTTCGCAGCAGCAGTGGAATGGGAGGAAGAGCCCCAGTGTCACGTGGAAGAGATAGCTATGGAGGCCCTCCAAGAAGGGAGCCCCTGCCATCTCGCAGAGATGTTTATTTGTCCCCGAGAGATGATGGATATTCTACAAAAGACAGCTATTCAAGCAGAGATTACCCAAGCTCCCGTGACACCAGAGATTATGCACCACCACCAAGAGATTATACCTACCGTGATTATAGTCATTCCAGTTCACGTGACGACTACCCATCAAGAGGCTATGGTGATAGAGACGGATATGGTCGGGATCGTGACTATTCAGATCATCCAAGTGGAGGTTCCTACAGAGATTCGTATGAGAGTTACGGTAACTCCCGCAGCGCACCCCCTACACGAGGGCCACCACCATCTTATGGAGGAAGCAGTCGCTACGATGATTACAGCAGCTCACGTGATGGCTACGGTGGAAGTCGAGATAGTTACTCAAGCAGCAGAAGTGATCTCTACTCAAGTGGCCGTGATCGTGTTGGCAGACAAGAACGGGGGCTCCCCCCTTCTATGGAAAGGGGCTACCCTCCTCCACGTGATTCCTACAGCAGTTCAAGCCGAGGAGCACCAAGAGGAGGTGGCCGTGGAGGAAGCCGATCTGATagagggggaggcagaagcagatactAG